Sequence from the Nitrincola iocasae genome:
GTCTTTGAATCCCTGTTTGAAGTTCTAAAACCTACGTTTATTCCGACAAAAAGCACTCTCACTGGCTCTGATTTTATGCTTTTAGCTGGCTTAACCAGCTTTTCTGATTGGATAGGGTCAAATGAAAACTGGTTCCCTTTCGGCACGCCAGACGATTGCGATGACCCGAAGGCGTGGCTTGTTAAGCGTCGGGAAGAAAATGCTGAACGCGCACTGAATCAAATTGGATGGCAACCACGCGCACCACTTGCTTCAGAGACCAAGACATTTGAACAGGTATTTCCATTTCCACCACGCCCGCTACAACAGGCAATTACCGAAGCAGTAATAAATATACAGGCACCAAGTATACTGTTGGTGGAAGCACCTATGGGAGAGGGAAAAACAGAAGGTGCTTTTTTTGCCCATCTTAGGTTACAGCAGCAAATGCAACATCGAGGCTTGTATATTGCTTTGCCTACTAAAGCGACAGGCAACGCTATGTTTAAACGAACCCTCGAGTTCTTACAAAATCAAGGTATTGACCGGCAGCTCGATTTGCAGTTACTGCATGGCGGTACATTATTAAACGATGACTTCCAGAAAATCAAAGTTACAAACATATTTGATGAAGTTTTCGGTGGGAATGTCCGTGCTAGCGAGTGGTTCACTAGTAAGAAGCGCGCATTATTATCTGAATACGGGGTTGGTACGATTGATCAGGCTCTCTTACCTATCCTTCCGGTACGGCATCAGTTTGTACGTTTGTGGGGGCTTGCCAATCGGGTTGTCATATTTGATGAGATTCATGCTTACGATGCCTATACCGGCACGCTGCTGATACATCTATTGCGTTGGTTGTTATCGTTAGGATCCTCAATTGTACTGCTGTCAGCCACCTTGCCCCCTGCCTTCAGACGAGATCTGGCAAGGGTAGTTGGTGGTAGGATACCGGAACATGAGGTTAAATATCCGCGTCTTTCTGTCTTCCAGCAGGGGCGTACTCCCTCGCAAATCCACTTCCCAGCTGACTCATCACGCACTATCACCGTTCAAATAAAGGGTATATCTGTGGAGCTTGCAGACATGCGTGATTCATTGCTTGCACAGTTGCAGAATGGTGGGATGGCTCTTGCTCTGGTTAATACAGTTCAGCGTGCTCAAGAGCTGTACAGTCTTTTTGGCTATGGAAAAACCATTAAAGGCACCAATACCAGTATTGGTAAGCGATTGGATAATGGCATGGAAATATACCTTTTTCATGCTCGCTACCCGGCTGGGTTAAGGCAAGTGCGTGAAGATAACGCATTGGCTCTATTCGGCAGAGAGGGTAAGCGTGCTGGAGCAAAAATCCTAATAGCAACGCAGGTTGCCGAACAAAGCCTTGATCTGGATTTCGATGTGATGGCATCTGATCTAGCCCCGATTGACTTGATTCTGCAGCGTGCAGGCCGTTTGTGGCGACATCGACGAGAGAAGCGACCTGGTACTCAACCAGTTTTGTTTATTGCTGGGTTGCAGGGTGATAAACCTGATGATTTTGGTAACCCACTATGGTGGTCTTCGGTATACCGCGAAGACATTTTGCTGCGAAGCTGGGTTTTGTTAAAGACACTGTCAGCCATTACATTGCCCGATCAGATTGATTTCTTGGTGCAGGATGTATACGAAGATCGCGTAGCGATTCCAGCTCACCTTGATAGCAGAATGAATCACGCTATCTTGGAAGAAGGTGAAATTGTTGCTCATCGCCAACAGGCACATGCAGCCATTATCGGTTTGCCAGATGATGCTTCATGGAACGACCCGGCCAGATTTACCCTTTTTGATGAAGATGAACCGGGTATTCACAAAACACTAATGGCAAAAACGCGTCTTGGAGAAGACTCAGTAATTACCATTCCTATATGGCCGCAAGATGAGTTTGATGCGGGTGTCGTTCCGGATTTCCAGCAGGCCAAAACATGGTTTATGTGCGCAATTAGCATCTCACGCAAAGCTATCGTAGGACGATTACAAAAACTGGGTCGGCCTGATGGTTGGCAGGAATCCCCTTTGTTATGTAACTGTTTTCCGTTATTACTCAACGTGAATGGTGAGTGGATTGAGGATGTCAAGGTGAGACTGGACAGTGAACTAGGTTTGGTTTACGAAACAAAGGAGAATGTATGAGTCGCTTTAATTTGATTGATGAGAAGTGGATACCGGTCAAATTTCCCGATGGCACTCGGGATGAGCTTGGTATTCGGGACACGTTATTGAGGGCAGGAGAAATACAATCCATTGAAGACGCCTCACCTTTGGTTGTAGCTGCGCTGCATAGGTTTTTGTTGGCAGTGCTCTACCGGGCCCTGGGAGGGCCAACGGACATTGAGCAAGCCAAAGAATTATTCAGAAATGGATTTCCAGCAAACAAGATAACGAGCTACTTGGATAAATGGAGAGACAGGTTTTGGTTGTTTGATGAGAAGTATCCGTTTGGACAGAATCCGAACGTTCCAAAGAAAGCAATTGAGCCATGGACGAAGCTTACGGCTGAATATAATGCAACATCTAACAAAGTCCTATTTGATCATGTAGACACAGGTAATCCAGGGACTCGGACGCCTAGTGAGTGCTCTCGATGGTTATGTAGTGGCATAGTTAATTTGGCCATCTAATTAGAGGTGCTATCATGCACCAAGAGATAATTAGGTGACAATATGACCAGAAGACCAAACCGAAATTTCAGCCCTGAATTCAGACTCGAAGCAGCACAGCTGGTAGTCGACCAAAATTACTCTATTCGAGATGCGGCTGAAGCCATGAATGTCGGACATTCGACCATGGATAAATGGGTTCGCCAGCTACGAAAAGAGCGTGGTGGTGAAAGTCCAAAAGCAACACCAATGACACCAGATCAACTTAGAATACGCGAGCTTGAGAAACGTATCCGCGAAGTTGAAATGGAAAAAGATATATTAAAAAAGGCTACCGCTCTCTTGATGTCGGACTCTCTGAACAATTCTCGATAATCGAGAAACTCAAGACGAGCTACCCGGTAACGAAGCTGTGTGAGGTGTTTGGCGTGCACCGCAGCAGCTTCAGGTACTGGAAACAACGTTCAAAAAAGCCTGTATGTGCGAAAAAGACCGTAGAACAGGCAGTCGTTAGGGAGCTCTTTCGCGCGAGCGAGGGCTCTGCGGGTGCACGAAGCATTGCGGAAATGGCTACCAATCAGAACGTGCCATTGAGCCGCTATCGAGCCGGACGCTTGATGGAAAAGCTTGGACTTATCAGTTGCCAGGTACCTGGTCACACATATAAGAAAACAGGTGATGAACATGTTCAGATACCGAATCATTTAGACCGCCAGTTTAACGTTGATGCGCCAAACTGCATCTGGTGTGGCGATGTCACGTACATCTGGACTGGCAATCGCTGGGCTTATTTAGCGGTTGTCATTGATTTATTTGCACGTAAGCCAGTGGGCTGGGCGATGTCGCTATCGCCAGACAGTGAGCTTACCAGCAATGCACTAAAAATGGCGTATGAGAGCCGTGGTCGACCGAAAGGCGTGATGTTCCATAGTGACCAGGGTAGCCATTATACGAGTCGTAAATTCCGTCAGACGCTCTGGAAGTGTCAAATAAAGCAGAGCCTTAGCCGACGTGGTAACTGCTGGGATAATGCACCAATGGAGCGTTTTTTTAGAAGCTTGAAGGTTGAATGGGTGCCTACCTACGGCTACCACTCACTCGTTCAGGCGCAGCATCACGTAGTGAAGTATTTAATCGGGTATTATAGTCAGCTTCGACCACACCGGCATAACAATGGAATGAGTCCGAATCAGGCAGAGGAACAGTACTGGATTAACTATAAACCGGTGGCCAGTTTTACTTGACCACTACATTACTTGCAACACTAAATTTTTCGTTAAGTGGAGGTAGAGGATATTATCCGTCACCATCAGTCAACGGAATAATGTGTATCCCTCTTGGAAATACATTACATCAAACGCTCAGTTACAACCTTGTACCTGAAAACGTCGATTCAAATAGAGGCGACTCTGCTCTCTGGGAGCATGAGCCAGCGTCACTGCCTATTGCCATTCCTAAGCAGCCTGTATCCGGTTATGCAAACCTTTATACATGGCCTTCGCGCATGATTTATCTTGAAAGTGAAACATCCGGTAACGTTGTTTTTATGCGATTCGTGGCGGGCCATGGCTTTGATGTAACTTCAAATATTATCGACCCAATGCAGCCATATAAAACGGACAAGGAAAAGGGTCGGCTTCCTGTCCAGTTTCGAGAAGATAGAGGCACATGGAGAGATTTTGATTCATTGATACCAGATAGCTCCGAATTAGCTCCATTGACTATTCAGAACGCACTTCGGTTGGCAGGAAAGAACTTAAGATTCATGCCAGGTTCTGTTCTGGTTCTAGGCTTAAGATATACTCCTCCGAATGCGAATGTCGATTTCTGGCGTATGGAACGATTTGTTCTTCCAGAAGTGTTGGCAACGAATAGATTTAGCCGAGAAGATGTTAGACAGTTTCTCGATGTAGCTGAGGAAACTCAAAAAACTCTGTGGCAGGCCTGTAGTGATTATGCGCGGGGCATTATAAGCCACGGTGATCGTGATCCGGATAAGAAAGACATCAGCAAAGCCGTCAAACAAATGACTGCCAGTTCCCTCTACTGGTCAATGATCGAATCCCGATTTCACGAAACCCTCAGTTCATACACCCTCGAAGCCGACCCCGATGATATCCGTTGTCAATGGCTGAAGTCTGTGCTCGATGCTTTGTGTGAAGCATGGGAACAACATGCCGCTTCTGTTGCTACCAATGATGCTTGGACATTGAGGTCATTGATGAAAAGCGAGGGGCTGATACGAAAAAAAATGAAGGAACTGAAAGATGAGATTCAAAAATACGAACCACGGGAGGTTGGAGCATGAGTGGGCTAATTGAATGGTTGGAGAAATTAAACCAGAGTGACAGCAAGGCCCGTGCAGTGTTGCGCCGAAGCTTGGCGTTTGAACCGGGCCAACATGTGCCTGCATTCCCTTATGTAGAACCATTCTTGAGAGGTGATGTAAGCCGCTGGAGAAGAGATATTCATTACCTGGTAGCGGGTGTGTGGGCTATGCATTGGCGTGAGGGTCGTGAAGAAGAGGCTCTGTCCATTGGAAAAGCTTGCGCCAGGCTTGATAGGGAAAAACGTGACAGCATGGGTATGGATGACAAGCACAAACTGACCAGTACCGAAAAGCGCTTAATCGCATTACTGGATGCCGATGAAGATCAGTTGCCATACCGTTTACGGCAGATGGTGGCATTATTGAAAGAATACACCATCGATTTTGAACATATGCTTACAGATTTGCTTAATTGGCGGGATCAACAAAAACGCACACAGAACAAATGGGCGCGTGATTTTTACCAACACCTTAATCATGAACCTGAATTGGATAAAACTTCTCAAAAGGAGAGTGCAGCATGAAAACTTTTATTGAAATCCACGCTCTGCAGAACTTTGCGCCATCCAATCTAAATCGTGATGATACCGGTGCACCTAAGGACGCCTTATTTGGCGGCGTTCGCCGGGCACGAGTTTCCAGCCAATGTAATAAGCGGGCGGTACGTACCTTTTTTGCGGAGAAGAAAAAAGATGGTTTTTTTGATGAAAGTGATTTGGCAGTGAGGACTAAGCGTGTCTATGGGGCAATAGCGAATTCATTAGAAGGTAGGCGTGATGCGGAAGAGGTCATAGAAAAAGCAGAACAGGCTTTGTCTTATGTAAAGCTCAAGTCAGCTGAGGGAGGGAAGAGTCAATATTTACTCTATCTTGGTCAGAAGGAAATAATGGCATTAGCCGATGCAATTGATAAATATTGGGACCAAATTGTTTCTGCCCCTGTTGAAGCGGAGGAAGACGGTAAGAAGAAGGGAAAAAGTAAAAAAGACGTAGCAAAAGCTGCTCCAAAAGAAGTCAAAGAGTGTATTGAAGCCATTTTCAACGGTGGCAAAGCTGTGGACCTGGCACTTTTTGGACGAATGCTTGCAGACATGCCTGGAAAAAATCAGCATGCTGCTTGCCAGGTTTCTCATGCCATCTCCACACATGCAGTTGAGCGCGAATTTGATTATTACACTGCTGTGGATGACTTGAAGCCTGAAGATACTGCCGGGGCCGACATGATGGGTACTATTGAGTTTAATTCTGCCTGCTTTTACAGGTATGCGGTGGTGGATTGGGAGAAACTTGTTGAGAATTTGCAAGGCGATATCGAATTGGCTGCAAAGGGACTGAGAGCATTTTTGGAGGGATTTGTGGTTGCTGAGCCTACTGGAAAACAAAACACCTTTGCAGCGCATAACCCGCCTGAGTTTGTAGCTATTTCAGTGCGCCACAATGGTGCGCCGAGGAACTTGGCCAATGCTTTTGAGACACCAATATTTGTTAGAAAAGGGGAGTCACTTACCAGAAAATCAGCAGAGGCTCTAGTTAATAAAGCCTTGATTCTGAAGGCTGCCTTTGGCAGTGATGACCAAACGAATGTATTGAATCTTATTGGTGCTGATTTGGGCGAGTTCGGAACTGCCACCTCTTCTCTGAGTACGCTGCTTGATAGAACACAAGCTACAGTGATGGAGTAAACAATGCCAACATTATTGCTTCAGTTGACTGGGCCAATGCAATCATGGGGAACTACCAGCCGCTTTGATCAGCGAGATACTGGAAATGAGCCTAGCAAATCTGGTGTGTTAGGCCTGATTGCTGCTGCATTGGGGATTGATCGTGAAAACTGGATAGATCTGGAGCCACTCACAAAATTATCAATGGGGGTTCGACATGACAGGCCTGGCATTCCGAAACGCGACTATCAGACAGCCCAGAACATTATTCGTGCAAACGGGAAAGAAATCCAACCAACCGCCGTTACTACACGGGATTATATTGCTGACGCAGCTTTTCTTGTTGGTTTTGAGTCAGCAAATATGAGATTGCTCGAAAATGTTCATACTGCACTGAGAAATCCGGTTTGGCCACTTTCTTTGGGCCGTAAATCTTATGTACCCTCTGAATCTATCTGGATAGAAAATGGTTTGCTGGATTTGTCTCTGCGAGATGCTCTGCAGAACTGGCCATGGATTGCTACAAGGCGTAGGGGTGAAAAGGCACCGGGGAGTTTACGTATTACCTTTGAATCCGACGATGGCACAGGTTTACTTAAAATGGATCAACCGTTGTCATCTTTTGCTGAGCGTCGCTTTGGTGCTCGTTTGGTACGTTCAGATTGGATTAAACTGCCAAGTGAGGTGCAAAATGCTCCTGCATAGAATTCATCTTGACCCGCGATGTAAGGAAGTGCGTCGTGATTTGGCTGATTACTATCAGTTGCACTCGACTCTATGCCGTGCTTTTAGCAAAGCTGATAAAAAATGCCCGCCAGGCGAGTTTTTGTGGCGACATGAACCAGAAACAAATGCAAAAGGCTTACCGCAAATATTAATCCTGAGCAAAAATCTACCTGACTGGAGTGGTATCGGGATCAAGGGCTGGTTGAACTCTGTGGATCCAGCTATCGACTTAAAAGAAAAGTTGCAGTTACAACAGCTTTCACCAGGGCAACGCTTTCGCTTCCGGCTGCGGGCTAACCCCAGTGTTACCCGTAAAGGGAAGCGATTTGGCTTGATGCAGGCATCAGAGCAGGAGTCGTGGCTCGAAAAGAAAAGTCACCTGCATGGATTTCAGTTACAGGAACTTCCTTCTTTTGCACTGACTGAATCAGAGAATTGTCGTTTAGATGTGTGCATAGTTGAAGAAAGAGTACTGCGGGGCAAGCAGCATTCAGGTAACAGCATCACTATCTTTTCGGTATTGTTCGAAGGGGTCTTGAGTGTGACTGAACCAGAAAAGTTCATACAGACACTTGGAAGCGGAATAGGGCATGCTAAAGCAATGGGTCAAGGAATGCTTTCAATTATTCCCGTTTAGGAGATCTTCAAGGAGGAGTCATGACAAAACCTAAATTACAAGTTCTGGACCACGCTATATCCACCACGACCAAGGAGGGAATCGAGTACATCAATATCACCGATATTGCCAAGTACAAAAATCCTAGCCGGGTTGGGGATATTATTCGAAATTGGCTGCGCAATCGAAACACCATTGAATTTATTGGGATCTGGGAGCAACTCAACAACCCGGATTTTAATTACGTCGAATTCGACGTAATTAAAAAAGAGGCAGGCTTGAACAGCTTTACACTTAGCCCCAAAGAGTGGATCGCCAAAACTAATGCCATCGGACTGATTTCTAAGCAAGGCCGTTATGCTGGCACATTTGCTCAGAAGGACATTGCTTTTGAGTTTGCCAGTTGGATCTCGGTGGCGTTTAAGCTTTATCTGATCAAAGAATTTCAACGTCTGAAGGAGCAGGAGTTCCAGCAGTTGGGCTGGGATATCAAGCGTAACCTGGCCAAGGTTAACTACAGCATCCATACCGATGCTGTGAAGGAAAACCTGATCCCGGACACTCTGAGTTCGGCCCAAATTAGTTATGTGTACGCCGACGAAGCAGACTTGCTGAATATGGCTCTGTTCGGCGTTACGGCCAAGAAGTGGCGGGACGCCAACCCGGATTTGCAGGGCAATATGCGTGATCATGCCAATGTCCATCAGTTGGTTTGTCTGGCCAATCTGGAGAGCATGAATGCACACTTTATACAGGAAGGTATGTACCAGTCGGAACGCCTGCAGAAATTGAATGAACTGGCGATCCGGCAGATGCGCATTTTGACCAGAAATGAGATGGCATTACAAACGCTATCTGGCGGCAATGCCGAGAATGGAGCCTTGGAATGACCTTTATACCCCTGAAGCCAATTCCCATTAAAGATCGGGTTTCCATGGTGTTTGTTTACTATGGCCGTATCGATGTGCGTGATGGGGCCTTTGTTGTGGTGGATGAGGTCAAGGGTGAGCGCAAGCATATTCCGGTTGGCTCGGTTACTTGTATTATGCTGGAACCGGGAACTCGGGTTTCTCACGCGGCCGTCAAGCTGGCAGCCCAGGTCGGTACGCTGCTGGTCTGGGTAGGGGAAGCGGGTGTGCGACTCTACGCCGCAGGGCAGCCAGGAGGAGCACGCAGCGATAGATTACTTTACCAAGCCAAACTTGCCTTGGACGAAGACTTACGCTTAAAAGTTGTTCGTAAAATGTTTGAGCTTCGTTTTGGAGAGCCAGCACCCGCCAAACGCTCGGTAGATCAATTACGTGGTATTGAGGGGGCTAGGGTCAGAGCAACATACAGCTTACTGGCTAAGCAATATGGAGTAACCTGGAATGGCCGCCGTTATGATCCCAAAGATTGGAATAAAGGAGATGTGGTTAATCAATGCATCAGTGCTGCAACTTCATGCCTGTACGGGGTTACAGAAGCCGCCATTCTGGCAGCAGGCTATGCTCCGGCCATTGGCTTTATTCATACCGGCAAACCCTTATCTTTTGTTTATGATATCGCCGACATCATTAAGTTTGACACAGTTGTGCCCAAAGCCTTTGAAATAGCAAAGGGTAAACCGAAACAACCTGATCGGGAAGTACGCATCGCCTGCCGAGACGTGTTTCGCGGAGATAAGGTTTTAGGACGATTGATCCCCTTGATTGAAGATGTACTGGCTGCTGGTGAAATTGTTCCTCCTAAGCCACCGGAGGATGCC
This genomic interval carries:
- a CDS encoding KilA-N domain-containing protein, which produces MTKPKLQVLDHAISTTTKEGIEYINITDIAKYKNPSRVGDIIRNWLRNRNTIEFIGIWEQLNNPDFNYVEFDVIKKEAGLNSFTLSPKEWIAKTNAIGLISKQGRYAGTFAQKDIAFEFASWISVAFKLYLIKEFQRLKEQEFQQLGWDIKRNLAKVNYSIHTDAVKENLIPDTLSSAQISYVYADEADLLNMALFGVTAKKWRDANPDLQGNMRDHANVHQLVCLANLESMNAHFIQEGMYQSERLQKLNELAIRQMRILTRNEMALQTLSGGNAENGALE
- the cas6e gene encoding type I-E CRISPR-associated protein Cas6/Cse3/CasE, giving the protein MRRDLADYYQLHSTLCRAFSKADKKCPPGEFLWRHEPETNAKGLPQILILSKNLPDWSGIGIKGWLNSVDPAIDLKEKLQLQQLSPGQRFRFRLRANPSVTRKGKRFGLMQASEQESWLEKKSHLHGFQLQELPSFALTESENCRLDVCIVEERVLRGKQHSGNSITIFSVLFEGVLSVTEPEKFIQTLGSGIGHAKAMGQGMLSIIPV
- the casA gene encoding type I-E CRISPR-associated protein Cse1/CasA; translated protein: MSRFNLIDEKWIPVKFPDGTRDELGIRDTLLRAGEIQSIEDASPLVVAALHRFLLAVLYRALGGPTDIEQAKELFRNGFPANKITSYLDKWRDRFWLFDEKYPFGQNPNVPKKAIEPWTKLTAEYNATSNKVLFDHVDTGNPGTRTPSECSRWLCSGIVNLAI
- the casB gene encoding type I-E CRISPR-associated protein Cse2/CasB, which translates into the protein MSGLIEWLEKLNQSDSKARAVLRRSLAFEPGQHVPAFPYVEPFLRGDVSRWRRDIHYLVAGVWAMHWREGREEEALSIGKACARLDREKRDSMGMDDKHKLTSTEKRLIALLDADEDQLPYRLRQMVALLKEYTIDFEHMLTDLLNWRDQQKRTQNKWARDFYQHLNHEPELDKTSQKESAA
- the cas5e gene encoding type I-E CRISPR-associated protein Cas5/CasD; amino-acid sequence: MPTLLLQLTGPMQSWGTTSRFDQRDTGNEPSKSGVLGLIAAALGIDRENWIDLEPLTKLSMGVRHDRPGIPKRDYQTAQNIIRANGKEIQPTAVTTRDYIADAAFLVGFESANMRLLENVHTALRNPVWPLSLGRKSYVPSESIWIENGLLDLSLRDALQNWPWIATRRRGEKAPGSLRITFESDDGTGLLKMDQPLSSFAERRFGARLVRSDWIKLPSEVQNAPA
- a CDS encoding IS3 family transposase (programmed frameshift), with product MTRRPNRNFSPEFRLEAAQLVVDQNYSIRDAAEAMNVGHSTMDKWVRQLRKERGGESPKATPMTPDQLRIRELEKRIREVEMEKDILKKGYRSLDVGLSEQFSIIEKLKTSYPVTKLCEVFGVHRSSFRYWKQRSKKPVCAKKTVEQAVVRELFRASEGSAGARSIAEMATNQNVPLSRYRAGRLMEKLGLISCQVPGHTYKKTGDEHVQIPNHLDRQFNVDAPNCIWCGDVTYIWTGNRWAYLAVVIDLFARKPVGWAMSLSPDSELTSNALKMAYESRGRPKGVMFHSDQGSHYTSRKFRQTLWKCQIKQSLSRRGNCWDNAPMERFFRSLKVEWVPTYGYHSLVQAQHHVVKYLIGYYSQLRPHRHNNGMSPNQAEEQYWINYKPVASFT
- the cas7e gene encoding type I-E CRISPR-associated protein Cas7/Cse4/CasC, with product MKTFIEIHALQNFAPSNLNRDDTGAPKDALFGGVRRARVSSQCNKRAVRTFFAEKKKDGFFDESDLAVRTKRVYGAIANSLEGRRDAEEVIEKAEQALSYVKLKSAEGGKSQYLLYLGQKEIMALADAIDKYWDQIVSAPVEAEEDGKKKGKSKKDVAKAAPKEVKECIEAIFNGGKAVDLALFGRMLADMPGKNQHAACQVSHAISTHAVEREFDYYTAVDDLKPEDTAGADMMGTIEFNSACFYRYAVVDWEKLVENLQGDIELAAKGLRAFLEGFVVAEPTGKQNTFAAHNPPEFVAISVRHNGAPRNLANAFETPIFVRKGESLTRKSAEALVNKALILKAAFGSDDQTNVLNLIGADLGEFGTATSSLSTLLDRTQATVME
- the casA gene encoding type I-E CRISPR-associated protein Cse1/CasA — encoded protein: MTTTLLATLNFSLSGGRGYYPSPSVNGIMCIPLGNTLHQTLSYNLVPENVDSNRGDSALWEHEPASLPIAIPKQPVSGYANLYTWPSRMIYLESETSGNVVFMRFVAGHGFDVTSNIIDPMQPYKTDKEKGRLPVQFREDRGTWRDFDSLIPDSSELAPLTIQNALRLAGKNLRFMPGSVLVLGLRYTPPNANVDFWRMERFVLPEVLATNRFSREDVRQFLDVAEETQKTLWQACSDYARGIISHGDRDPDKKDISKAVKQMTASSLYWSMIESRFHETLSSYTLEADPDDIRCQWLKSVLDALCEAWEQHAASVATNDAWTLRSLMKSEGLIRKKMKELKDEIQKYEPREVGA
- the cas3 gene encoding CRISPR-associated helicase Cas3', with translation MTKRSSKVWAKTSKNTDSQWHPLILHLLDVAASADAILSREPESTRNRLAEVLGTTWEMARPWLLLLIACHDLGKACPGFQCKWKNLTELDVGKNPDTDINHAFVSQIALAEMLCGKGWPEDLADLVADAVGCHHGSRATPSTINKLSGNRRALGNVDWSDVRNEVFESLFEVLKPTFIPTKSTLTGSDFMLLAGLTSFSDWIGSNENWFPFGTPDDCDDPKAWLVKRREENAERALNQIGWQPRAPLASETKTFEQVFPFPPRPLQQAITEAVINIQAPSILLVEAPMGEGKTEGAFFAHLRLQQQMQHRGLYIALPTKATGNAMFKRTLEFLQNQGIDRQLDLQLLHGGTLLNDDFQKIKVTNIFDEVFGGNVRASEWFTSKKRALLSEYGVGTIDQALLPILPVRHQFVRLWGLANRVVIFDEIHAYDAYTGTLLIHLLRWLLSLGSSIVLLSATLPPAFRRDLARVVGGRIPEHEVKYPRLSVFQQGRTPSQIHFPADSSRTITVQIKGISVELADMRDSLLAQLQNGGMALALVNTVQRAQELYSLFGYGKTIKGTNTSIGKRLDNGMEIYLFHARYPAGLRQVREDNALALFGREGKRAGAKILIATQVAEQSLDLDFDVMASDLAPIDLILQRAGRLWRHRREKRPGTQPVLFIAGLQGDKPDDFGNPLWWSSVYREDILLRSWVLLKTLSAITLPDQIDFLVQDVYEDRVAIPAHLDSRMNHAILEEGEIVAHRQQAHAAIIGLPDDASWNDPARFTLFDEDEPGIHKTLMAKTRLGEDSVITIPIWPQDEFDAGVVPDFQQAKTWFMCAISISRKAIVGRLQKLGRPDGWQESPLLCNCFPLLLNVNGEWIEDVKVRLDSELGLVYETKENV
- the cas1e gene encoding type I-E CRISPR-associated endonuclease Cas1e, translating into MTFIPLKPIPIKDRVSMVFVYYGRIDVRDGAFVVVDEVKGERKHIPVGSVTCIMLEPGTRVSHAAVKLAAQVGTLLVWVGEAGVRLYAAGQPGGARSDRLLYQAKLALDEDLRLKVVRKMFELRFGEPAPAKRSVDQLRGIEGARVRATYSLLAKQYGVTWNGRRYDPKDWNKGDVVNQCISAATSCLYGVTEAAILAAGYAPAIGFIHTGKPLSFVYDIADIIKFDTVVPKAFEIAKGKPKQPDREVRIACRDVFRGDKVLGRLIPLIEDVLAAGEIVPPKPPEDAQPPAIPEPESLGDTGHRSK